One genomic region from Evansella sp. LMS18 encodes:
- a CDS encoding DUF3813 domain-containing protein, whose protein sequence is MGNRYFQEARDAVNEAAAAMSQTHTPLQQAGAEEKIRRARQALSQAFADSSLAEREQLMDIQKSLYEISGEFLSEEL, encoded by the coding sequence ATGGGAAATCGTTATTTTCAGGAAGCAAGAGATGCAGTAAATGAAGCGGCCGCAGCTATGTCGCAGACACATACACCATTACAGCAGGCAGGTGCAGAAGAGAAAATCAGACGTGCCAGACAAGCTCTTTCCCAGGCATTTGCCGATTCATCTTTAGCTGAACGGGAGCAGCTTATGGATATTCAAAAATCCCTTTATGAAATATCAGGGGAATTTTTAAGCGAGGAGCTTTAA
- a CDS encoding AzlC family ABC transporter permease, giving the protein MESLTNSYEQKETATWKKGVLDGLPIAIGYMPVALTFGLIAGATGLTVMEAVLMSMVVFAGASQYMALSMIALGSGALEIILATFIVNFRHLLMSASIHERAEKSSKKIRAVYAFGLTDEVFAVASSQEAPVRSGYIIGTGLAAYSSWVSFTAVGFFAGAFLPGLLQESMAVALYALFIALLVPSIKKEGKVVIMLALLGGVFHTVFQLWMSTGWAIMLGTIAAVILFEGIDRVVLKEVDEQ; this is encoded by the coding sequence ATGGAAAGTCTTACAAATTCATATGAACAGAAAGAAACAGCAACGTGGAAGAAAGGCGTTTTGGACGGCCTCCCAATAGCGATAGGCTATATGCCTGTAGCTCTTACATTCGGCCTGATTGCAGGGGCAACTGGGCTGACCGTAATGGAAGCAGTCTTAATGAGCATGGTCGTTTTTGCTGGTGCCTCCCAGTATATGGCCCTTTCCATGATTGCGCTTGGTTCAGGGGCCCTGGAAATAATTCTTGCAACATTCATCGTTAACTTCAGGCATTTGCTCATGAGTGCTTCTATTCATGAGCGGGCAGAGAAGTCCTCTAAAAAAATCCGGGCAGTTTATGCTTTCGGTCTTACAGACGAAGTTTTTGCTGTTGCATCGTCACAGGAAGCTCCGGTACGTTCAGGCTATATTATTGGAACAGGGCTGGCTGCTTATTCCAGCTGGGTTTCCTTTACTGCTGTAGGATTCTTTGCGGGAGCTTTCCTTCCGGGTCTGCTGCAGGAAAGCATGGCAGTTGCTTTATATGCATTGTTTATTGCATTGTTAGTCCCTTCGATTAAGAAGGAAGGGAAAGTTGTAATTATGCTTGCGCTTCTGGGAGGGGTTTTCCATACCGTTTTTCAGCTGTGGATGTCAACAGGCTGGGCAATCATGCTCGGAACGATAGCTGCGGTAATATTATTTGAAGGCATTGACCGGGTTGTCCTGAAGGAGGTTGATGAACAATGA
- the moaD gene encoding molybdopterin converting factor subunit 1 codes for MIKVLLFAELEEKAGQREVEISAEEMKISDIKIYLLNKFPQLTVINTAMPAINEEYAEDEVKAKAGDNVAFIPPVSGG; via the coding sequence ATGATAAAAGTTTTGTTATTTGCTGAACTGGAAGAAAAAGCCGGACAGCGGGAAGTTGAAATTTCTGCGGAGGAAATGAAAATCTCTGATATAAAAATCTATCTCCTGAATAAGTTTCCTCAGTTAACGGTTATAAATACGGCGATGCCGGCAATTAACGAAGAATACGCCGAGGACGAAGTGAAAGCGAAAGCCGGCGACAATGTTGCCTTCATCCCACCAGTAAGCGGAGGATAA
- the glp gene encoding gephyrin-like molybdotransferase Glp, which yields MFEERTAIQVSEAVKKVMEFSREGEKEYIDIENADGRYLAEAVIADHNIPPFDRSPLDGFAVRSEDTKNASGEHPVRLEVIETVGAGGVPSLEVKPGQAVRVMTGTIMPEDCDAIVMFELTKEIEEEGRQYIEIKRTFKEGDFVSFEGEETQKGDVLLEAGSRIHAGVIAVLATFGYKEVPVVKKPVIGIYATGTELLDVGEPLEPGKIRNSNAYMIQAQIRQAGGEPVYFGQLIDDFDLSFNAVSNALEKVDALITTGGVSVGDFDFLPEIYAKLGANVLFNKIAMRPGSVTTVAEADGKLLFGLSGNPSACFVGFELYTRPWIKKYLYSRTPYVETVKGSLTKDFPKPNPFTRFIRSKTDFADGKITASPVGMDKSQVVTSLAHTDALVAVPGGSRGYKAGDEVDILLLNREGSEVPLKDPLKTRKENE from the coding sequence ATGTTTGAAGAGCGGACGGCTATACAGGTTAGTGAAGCGGTTAAAAAAGTAATGGAGTTTTCCCGGGAAGGGGAAAAGGAATATATCGATATTGAAAACGCAGATGGAAGATATCTGGCAGAAGCTGTAATAGCGGACCATAATATACCTCCATTTGACAGATCTCCCCTCGATGGTTTTGCCGTGAGGAGTGAAGATACAAAAAACGCAAGCGGAGAACATCCAGTCAGGCTGGAAGTTATTGAAACAGTAGGCGCGGGTGGAGTCCCCTCCCTTGAGGTGAAACCAGGGCAGGCTGTAAGAGTGATGACAGGAACGATTATGCCTGAAGACTGTGATGCAATCGTCATGTTTGAGCTCACGAAGGAAATTGAAGAGGAAGGCAGACAATATATAGAAATAAAGCGAACTTTTAAAGAAGGAGACTTTGTTTCCTTTGAAGGGGAAGAAACACAAAAAGGGGATGTGCTGCTTGAAGCTGGAAGCAGGATACACGCCGGTGTAATAGCTGTTTTAGCTACCTTCGGCTATAAAGAAGTGCCGGTGGTGAAAAAGCCGGTAATTGGAATATATGCTACGGGGACAGAGCTTCTCGATGTTGGCGAGCCTCTGGAGCCGGGGAAAATCAGAAATAGTAATGCTTACATGATCCAGGCTCAAATCAGGCAGGCAGGCGGAGAGCCAGTTTACTTCGGCCAGCTGATCGATGATTTCGACCTTAGTTTCAACGCAGTCAGCAACGCTCTGGAAAAAGTGGACGCCCTTATTACTACCGGAGGCGTCTCAGTCGGTGATTTTGATTTCCTCCCGGAGATATACGCTAAGCTGGGAGCAAATGTGCTGTTCAATAAAATTGCCATGAGGCCAGGCAGTGTTACAACAGTTGCGGAAGCAGACGGGAAGCTCCTTTTCGGGCTGTCAGGAAATCCATCTGCGTGCTTCGTAGGCTTTGAGCTTTATACGAGACCATGGATTAAAAAGTATCTTTATTCACGGACTCCGTATGTAGAAACAGTTAAGGGAAGTTTGACGAAAGATTTCCCAAAGCCAAACCCGTTTACAAGATTCATCCGCAGTAAAACAGATTTCGCAGATGGGAAAATTACCGCTTCTCCAGTCGGGATGGATAAATCTCAAGTAGTAACATCCCTTGCGCATACGGACGCACTTGTGGCCGTCCCAGGAGGGAGCAGAGGCTATAAGGCGGGTGACGAAGTAGATATTTTGCTTTTAAACCGGGAAGGTTCAGAGGTTCCTCTGAAAGATCCTTTGAAAACCAGGAAAGAAAACGAATGA
- a CDS encoding GNAT family N-acetyltransferase, translating to MKVYKVEKSENPEVRLKITELMMEQMNALSIEINEEELLKTVDLALEESSGAEIFAAETNGKIVGCAFLNKGIGLDKGGPYIWLNDLYVQRDFRRQGIARKLLLKVLYWAEQEDFKGIELETGINNAATKKLYNSLGFYDIVSKRYGRQL from the coding sequence ATGAAAGTTTATAAAGTAGAGAAATCAGAAAATCCGGAGGTCCGTTTAAAAATAACGGAATTAATGATGGAACAAATGAATGCCCTCAGTATCGAAATTAACGAAGAAGAACTGTTGAAAACGGTTGACCTTGCACTGGAGGAATCTTCCGGAGCAGAAATCTTCGCAGCTGAGACAAACGGAAAAATTGTGGGCTGTGCTTTCCTGAATAAAGGTATTGGGCTTGATAAGGGCGGACCTTATATCTGGTTAAATGATTTATATGTACAGAGAGATTTCCGTCGCCAGGGGATAGCCCGAAAGCTCCTTTTGAAAGTTCTTTATTGGGCTGAGCAGGAAGATTTTAAAGGAATTGAACTGGAAACCGGCATTAATAATGCCGCCACTAAAAAGCTGTACAATTCACTTGGCTTTTATGACATTGTTTCTAAAAGATACGGAAGGCAACTATAA
- a CDS encoding metal-sulfur cluster assembly factor, with protein MANITKEEIMEKLGTVIDPELGVDVVNLGLIYNVDVNDTEVAVRMTLTTPGCPLHDTMINGVKTAVEQHPLVSKCEVNLTWEPAWSPDMMSDKVRSMFA; from the coding sequence ATGGCTAACATAACAAAAGAAGAAATTATGGAAAAGCTCGGTACAGTAATTGACCCGGAACTTGGAGTGGATGTAGTAAACCTGGGGCTGATTTATAATGTAGATGTAAATGATACTGAGGTTGCTGTGAGGATGACGCTTACCACACCTGGCTGCCCTCTTCATGACACGATGATAAACGGTGTTAAAACCGCAGTGGAGCAGCATCCTCTCGTTTCAAAATGTGAAGTTAATCTCACGTGGGAGCCAGCCTGGTCTCCCGATATGATGAGTGATAAAGTAAGGAGCATGTTCGCTTGA
- the mobB gene encoding molybdopterin-guanine dinucleotide biosynthesis protein B, translating to MRETPFIFQIAGYSNSGKTTLVKKWLKRLSEAGIQSATIKHHGHGGKLKTADTGKDSAGHREAGSSGTIVASGEELQFMMKLDRPLSLEELINFYKPFSLDIIIIEGFKKETYPKLLLLRNMDDLRFAENSINVEAVVCWNDDMLEAAEKKLNVPVFCITEENQYLDWLTSRVNKERDI from the coding sequence ATGAGAGAAACACCGTTTATTTTTCAAATCGCAGGGTATTCAAACAGCGGCAAGACAACTTTAGTTAAAAAGTGGCTGAAAAGGTTGAGTGAAGCAGGTATACAATCTGCTACTATTAAGCATCACGGACATGGCGGGAAACTGAAAACTGCCGATACAGGCAAGGATTCAGCCGGCCACCGGGAAGCAGGCTCTTCCGGAACGATTGTTGCAAGCGGCGAGGAGCTCCAGTTCATGATGAAACTGGACAGGCCTTTATCCCTTGAGGAATTAATTAATTTTTATAAACCGTTTTCTCTTGATATCATTATTATTGAAGGATTCAAGAAGGAAACATACCCTAAACTTCTGTTGTTGCGAAATATGGATGATCTGAGGTTTGCAGAAAACTCCATTAACGTGGAAGCGGTGGTTTGCTGGAACGATGACATGCTTGAGGCTGCTGAAAAAAAACTGAATGTCCCGGTTTTTTGCATTACAGAAGAAAATCAATATCTTGACTGGCTAACGAGCCGGGTAAACAAGGAGCGTGATATTTGA
- a CDS encoding flavodoxin family protein, whose amino-acid sequence MSVKALFLNGTLKKSPQESNTEALIKKSAEVFSKEGAETEVIRLVDYNIDYGIMEEDEGDDEWLGIHNKIMEADILVIATPIWLGEKSSIIKKALERLNGVSGKTNSKGQSIFYNKVGGVVVTGNEDGAQAVSRSVLYALTQLGFTIPPNVDTYWVGEAGPGASYIEGGEDNDFTKQQVSMMSYNLLHFARMLKEQPIPAEGNTME is encoded by the coding sequence ATGTCTGTTAAAGCGCTATTCCTTAACGGCACTCTGAAAAAAAGCCCGCAGGAATCAAATACGGAAGCTCTGATTAAGAAATCAGCCGAAGTTTTCAGCAAAGAAGGGGCAGAAACAGAAGTCATTCGTCTTGTTGACTATAATATTGACTATGGAATCATGGAAGAAGATGAGGGAGACGATGAATGGCTCGGGATCCATAATAAAATTATGGAAGCGGACATTCTCGTAATCGCAACGCCGATCTGGCTTGGTGAAAAAAGCAGCATTATAAAGAAGGCGCTGGAACGGCTTAACGGAGTAAGCGGCAAAACAAACAGCAAAGGCCAGTCTATCTTCTATAACAAAGTTGGAGGTGTAGTGGTAACTGGTAATGAAGACGGGGCACAGGCAGTATCACGGTCAGTGCTTTATGCTTTGACTCAGCTAGGCTTCACCATCCCACCTAACGTTGATACGTACTGGGTAGGAGAAGCAGGACCAGGAGCTTCCTACATTGAGGGTGGAGAGGACAATGATTTTACAAAACAGCAGGTTAGCATGATGTCATATAATTTGCTTCATTTCGCAAGAATGCTAAAAGAGCAGCCGATCCCCGCTGAAGGGAATACGATGGAATAA
- a CDS encoding NifU N-terminal domain-containing protein, with translation MAIEVRGEPTPNPNAMKFTANQVLFEGSGSTSFKKGDEPDHPLAKELLSIDGVDNIFGFQDFVTVNKEMGADWDSLLPNIEEAFNKVYN, from the coding sequence ATGGCTATCGAAGTCAGAGGAGAACCAACACCTAATCCAAATGCAATGAAATTTACTGCAAATCAAGTGCTTTTCGAAGGCTCCGGCAGTACTTCTTTCAAAAAAGGGGACGAGCCCGATCATCCTTTAGCAAAGGAACTTCTGTCAATTGACGGAGTGGACAATATTTTCGGATTTCAGGACTTTGTGACTGTAAACAAAGAGATGGGAGCCGATTGGGATTCGCTTCTTCCAAACATTGAAGAAGCATTTAATAAGGTTTACAATTAA
- a CDS encoding hemerythrin domain-containing protein, giving the protein MYNFHGCLTSSFSKPDNYCEAIQWLLEEHPSLTKEMDQFRETAAMLAYNPQREDRDELAKQLCMQIESFHKKLFLRAEKEEYLFDYVTKYVGNGSSPLTVMENEHIKVKEGLDKFFTKYSEGPGFTPEDVRELAYIAAGVFHTLTDHFLKEEEILFPFAEGLLNDEEKLALLQKFHHSPAV; this is encoded by the coding sequence ATGTATAATTTCCACGGGTGTCTTACAAGCAGTTTTTCTAAGCCGGATAATTATTGCGAAGCGATTCAGTGGCTTCTCGAAGAACATCCATCTTTAACGAAGGAGATGGACCAGTTCCGCGAAACAGCTGCAATGCTGGCATATAACCCACAGCGGGAGGACCGGGACGAACTGGCCAAGCAGCTCTGTATGCAAATAGAAAGCTTTCATAAAAAATTATTCCTGCGCGCGGAAAAGGAAGAGTACCTTTTTGACTATGTAACAAAATACGTTGGAAACGGCTCCAGCCCTTTAACTGTAATGGAAAATGAACATATAAAAGTAAAAGAGGGCCTGGATAAATTCTTCACTAAATATTCTGAAGGGCCAGGCTTTACACCAGAAGACGTCAGGGAGCTGGCATATATAGCAGCAGGGGTGTTTCACACGTTAACCGACCATTTCCTCAAAGAAGAAGAGATACTCTTTCCGTTTGCGGAAGGGCTTCTCAACGACGAAGAAAAGCTCGCACTCCTTCAGAAATTCCACCATTCACCAGCCGTATAA
- a CDS encoding nuclease-related domain-containing protein, translating into MTPHFLKPRTEPRELTLLKLLRSRFVLSEETNDYYLSKLKGYEGECYLDSLLATLTSNSLILCDLLFEQNNTTFQIDTLLLAQKTIYLFEVKNLEGDYYIKNGDWFRKSTGKAITNPVHQLKRCETLLRSLLHSRNIKMEIEPYLVFTNPLFTLYHAPLELCAYFPGQLNSLLKKLNQAPSELNGSHQQLAQFLLSRHVVDSPYGRLPEYQYDNLQKGVTCRKCMSLNVTVTRYTTICNACSHTEQNTSSILHAARDLKLLFPDRLLNVHALDHWCDHLYHRKVIQQVLGTNYNLIKKGKYSYYL; encoded by the coding sequence ATGACTCCTCACTTTTTGAAACCTCGTACCGAACCACGCGAACTAACCCTTCTTAAACTTCTCCGTTCCCGATTTGTTCTATCTGAAGAAACCAACGACTATTATTTGAGCAAATTAAAAGGATATGAAGGCGAATGCTACCTGGACTCACTGCTCGCAACTTTAACGAGCAACTCCCTCATCCTCTGCGATCTCCTCTTTGAGCAAAACAACACCACTTTCCAGATTGACACCTTGCTGCTTGCGCAAAAAACTATTTACCTTTTTGAAGTGAAAAACCTTGAAGGCGATTATTACATTAAAAATGGAGATTGGTTCAGAAAATCGACGGGCAAGGCAATAACCAATCCGGTTCACCAACTGAAACGGTGTGAAACCCTTCTCCGTTCGCTCCTGCATTCACGTAATATCAAGATGGAAATTGAACCTTACCTAGTCTTCACCAATCCCCTTTTCACCTTGTACCATGCCCCGCTTGAACTGTGTGCATATTTCCCGGGACAGTTAAATTCTTTGTTAAAAAAATTGAATCAGGCCCCTTCTGAATTGAATGGAAGCCATCAGCAGCTGGCGCAGTTCCTTTTAAGCAGGCATGTCGTTGATTCACCGTACGGGAGGCTCCCGGAATACCAGTATGATAATCTTCAAAAAGGTGTTACTTGCAGGAAGTGCATGTCACTGAATGTGACGGTGACCAGATATACCACGATATGTAACGCATGCAGTCATACGGAGCAAAACACATCAAGCATCCTCCACGCGGCAAGAGATCTGAAACTACTGTTTCCAGACAGGTTGCTAAACGTACATGCCTTAGATCATTGGTGCGATCACTTGTATCATAGAAAAGTAATTCAACAAGTATTGGGGACAAACTATAATTTAATCAAAAAGGGTAAGTACTCGTATTATTTATAA
- the ctaG gene encoding cytochrome c oxidase assembly factor CtaG: MEQFFSTFSARTIWTPELIVVLAIISFLYFMITGPWRHKFPGSEPVKVSRKIYFHLGLICIYFGFGGPLYVLGHLMLSMHMLSMAIIYFMAPPLLLLGTPSWFFRWLGEFKVIRGIFVVLGIPIIGLVLFNAMISFYHLPQMFDRFLTNEGWHNAYQLAMLGAALMMWWHVIPRMKTKRELSDLKKMGYMFAGTVLITPACVLIIFAGEPLYETYTNPAVWAAAISYCLPAGADIPYEIFTTGEQTIALLTPLQDQQLGGVMMKVIQELIYSAAIGYIFALWMRSDKASTDKLDVELKEYEMVNRKSMTEA, encoded by the coding sequence GTGGAGCAATTCTTTTCCACGTTCTCTGCACGAACGATCTGGACCCCCGAGTTAATTGTTGTATTAGCGATTATCAGCTTTCTTTATTTTATGATTACCGGCCCCTGGCGCCATAAGTTCCCAGGATCAGAGCCTGTAAAGGTATCAAGGAAGATTTATTTCCACCTTGGCCTTATCTGTATATATTTTGGCTTTGGGGGGCCATTGTATGTTCTTGGCCATCTCATGCTGAGTATGCATATGCTTTCCATGGCCATTATTTATTTTATGGCACCTCCCCTCCTGCTGCTTGGAACACCTTCGTGGTTTTTCCGGTGGCTGGGAGAATTTAAAGTTATTAGAGGGATTTTTGTAGTTCTCGGTATCCCGATAATCGGACTCGTGCTGTTCAACGCTATGATTTCTTTTTACCATCTGCCTCAGATGTTTGACCGCTTTCTTACAAATGAAGGCTGGCACAACGCATATCAGCTGGCAATGCTTGGGGCTGCGCTTATGATGTGGTGGCATGTTATCCCGCGAATGAAAACAAAACGGGAGCTTAGCGATTTGAAAAAGATGGGATATATGTTCGCAGGCACGGTGCTGATTACCCCGGCTTGTGTCCTGATTATATTCGCAGGAGAGCCCCTTTATGAAACATACACTAACCCGGCTGTATGGGCGGCTGCAATCAGCTATTGCCTTCCAGCAGGTGCAGATATTCCCTATGAAATTTTCACCACAGGTGAACAGACTATCGCCCTGTTGACTCCCCTTCAGGACCAGCAGCTTGGGGGAGTGATGATGAAGGTTATCCAGGAGCTTATATACAGCGCCGCGATTGGTTATATATTCGCCCTGTGGATGAGGTCGGATAAAGCGTCCACGGACAAGCTTGATGTAGAGCTTAAAGAATATGAAATGGTAAACCGGAAAAGTATGACAGAAGCATAA
- a CDS encoding Cof-type HAD-IIB family hydrolase, translated as MQPHIIAVDLDGTLLDDNKNISLRNRAALAKVRELGHKVVIATGRPYRASEVYYKELFLDSPMVNFNGAFTHHPKDPSGFQTSHSPLDKGTAHSVIETCEAFRVQNIMVEVMDEYYLRYKNKGFAGAFTLGQSPVEYGNLAEILKVDPTSILVHPEDSNYRQLRDLLEDAHAEVIDQRSWGAPWNVIEIVKKGLSKAVGLKKISDYYGIPKERVIAFGDEDNDLEMLDYAGCGVAMANAIDELKSVSNEQTVTNEEDGVAAFLEDRFNI; from the coding sequence ATGCAGCCGCATATAATCGCAGTCGATTTAGACGGAACATTATTAGATGATAACAAAAACATATCCCTGAGAAACCGGGCCGCCCTGGCGAAAGTTAGAGAACTTGGCCATAAAGTAGTTATTGCGACCGGCCGGCCGTACCGGGCAAGCGAAGTATATTATAAGGAACTTTTCCTTGATTCTCCTATGGTAAATTTCAACGGTGCGTTCACACACCACCCGAAAGACCCTTCCGGATTCCAGACCTCCCATTCCCCTTTGGATAAAGGGACTGCACACTCGGTCATTGAAACATGCGAAGCATTCAGGGTACAGAATATTATGGTGGAAGTAATGGATGAATATTATCTTCGCTATAAAAATAAAGGCTTCGCAGGTGCTTTCACACTGGGCCAGTCACCAGTGGAGTACGGTAATCTGGCAGAAATCCTAAAAGTGGACCCAACATCTATCCTGGTGCATCCGGAAGATTCAAACTACAGGCAGCTCAGAGACTTATTAGAAGACGCTCATGCGGAAGTTATTGACCAGCGATCCTGGGGAGCCCCTTGGAACGTGATTGAGATTGTTAAAAAAGGACTTAGCAAAGCAGTGGGATTAAAGAAAATATCCGATTATTACGGTATCCCGAAAGAGAGAGTCATTGCTTTTGGGGATGAGGACAATGATCTGGAAATGCTTGATTATGCCGGCTGCGGTGTAGCAATGGCCAATGCCATTGATGAACTGAAATCTGTAAGCAACGAACAGACCGTTACGAACGAAGAGGACGGTGTCGCCGCCTTCCTGGAAGATCGGTTCAATATTTAA
- a CDS encoding BsuPI-related putative proteinase inhibitor, with translation MKAFRALLVMSLVFIFAGAACGTGDENTGSQPSENEPAGEENDNNNNETVNNDGNSGEGEAPVEAEGLTFNTVVQEEGDTLLVTMEITNDTEETKRVDFSSGQQFDVLVKDESGNRIYHYAEGKMFTQALITEEVGPGETLTFQDEAVSEQIPSAEGLTVETTLLVYAVDGNEVGKGTFSQSVSIK, from the coding sequence ATGAAAGCTTTCAGAGCTTTACTGGTAATGAGCCTGGTATTTATTTTCGCCGGGGCGGCATGTGGGACAGGAGATGAGAACACTGGGTCACAGCCTTCGGAAAATGAACCAGCAGGTGAAGAAAATGATAATAATAACAATGAAACTGTGAATAATGATGGAAATTCAGGAGAGGGGGAAGCACCTGTGGAAGCAGAGGGCTTAACTTTTAATACGGTTGTTCAGGAAGAAGGAGACACTTTGCTCGTTACAATGGAGATTACTAACGATACAGAAGAAACGAAACGAGTTGACTTTTCTTCAGGGCAGCAGTTTGATGTCCTGGTCAAAGATGAATCTGGTAATCGAATATACCACTACGCAGAAGGCAAAATGTTTACACAAGCGCTTATAACTGAAGAGGTGGGTCCGGGGGAAACACTGACTTTCCAGGATGAGGCGGTGTCAGAACAAATTCCTTCGGCTGAAGGCCTGACAGTGGAAACTACCCTGCTCGTATATGCAGTTGACGGAAATGAAGTTGGAAAGGGAACATTCAGCCAATCAGTCAGTATAAAGTAA
- a CDS encoding molybdenum cofactor biosynthesis protein MoaE translates to MAEQKNFLITEEVINIQEVVDKVTDRNAGAVNTFIGTVRELTKGKKTLYLKYDAYVPMAEKKLAQIGDEIQIDFPEAKVAITHRIGELGITDIAVVIAVSTPHRADAFTASRYAIERIKEIVPIWKKEHWEDGEEWIGDQLEKKPYPSGKPEKEDLQ, encoded by the coding sequence ATGGCTGAGCAGAAAAACTTTTTAATCACTGAAGAAGTGATCAATATCCAGGAAGTTGTAGATAAAGTAACAGACAGAAATGCCGGAGCTGTTAACACTTTTATCGGGACGGTCAGGGAACTGACCAAAGGAAAGAAGACACTTTATTTAAAATATGATGCTTATGTGCCGATGGCCGAGAAAAAACTCGCACAGATAGGGGACGAAATCCAGATTGATTTCCCTGAAGCAAAAGTAGCAATAACCCACAGGATCGGTGAACTGGGTATTACAGATATTGCTGTAGTTATCGCCGTCTCCACGCCACATCGGGCGGATGCTTTTACTGCCAGCAGATATGCAATCGAAAGAATTAAAGAAATCGTGCCAATCTGGAAAAAAGAACATTGGGAAGACGGAGAAGAGTGGATCGGCGATCAGCTTGAAAAGAAGCCATACCCATCCGGAAAGCCTGAAAAGGAGGATTTACAATGA
- a CDS encoding AzlD domain-containing protein — protein MSMTMFWMIVGMGAVTYIPRLLPLIMLNTENWPKWSKRMLSRVPYAVLGALIFPGILTVHENLLFGLFAGVIAIVLASIGVPLIGVVGGAIAGLALVTYVF, from the coding sequence ATGAGTATGACAATGTTCTGGATGATTGTGGGGATGGGAGCAGTGACGTATATTCCCCGGCTGCTGCCGCTAATCATGCTTAATACTGAAAATTGGCCTAAATGGTCAAAGCGTATGCTCTCGAGGGTACCTTACGCTGTGTTAGGAGCGTTGATTTTTCCGGGTATACTGACTGTGCATGAGAATTTGCTGTTCGGGTTGTTTGCAGGTGTGATAGCAATCGTGCTGGCAAGTATCGGTGTCCCTTTAATCGGTGTAGTAGGCGGTGCGATTGCCGGGCTAGCGCTGGTTACATATGTTTTTTAA
- a CDS encoding SCO family protein produces the protein MSKLHSLLLLAGLALLLQGCSFLYSAPAPPESDAIIDVTQSEDDWGIADISGENQDGEPWSTEEMAGEWWVTKTIFTRCPTVCMTMTPNMAQLQEGILEEDLDVRIVSFTVDADFDTPERLRDYGESYGAEFSNWDFVTGYTQEELEEFAMDTFRAPIVKVPEQNDIMHPTRFYLISPEGELVRMYSGEDGFDLEATVADLKYLVGQ, from the coding sequence ATGAGTAAGCTACACAGCCTGCTTTTGTTAGCAGGTCTTGCATTACTGCTTCAGGGATGCAGTTTTCTCTATTCCGCTCCGGCGCCTCCTGAATCTGACGCAATTATCGATGTAACCCAGTCTGAAGATGACTGGGGGATAGCAGATATATCAGGTGAAAACCAGGATGGTGAGCCATGGAGCACCGAAGAAATGGCAGGGGAGTGGTGGGTAACAAAAACTATTTTCACCCGCTGCCCGACAGTGTGTATGACGATGACGCCCAATATGGCTCAGCTTCAGGAAGGGATTCTTGAAGAAGACCTTGACGTGCGAATAGTTTCCTTTACAGTGGATGCTGACTTCGATACGCCTGAAAGGCTCCGGGATTACGGAGAGTCATATGGAGCTGAATTTTCGAATTGGGATTTTGTTACCGGATATACCCAGGAAGAGCTTGAAGAATTTGCGATGGATACGTTCAGGGCACCAATCGTAAAGGTCCCGGAACAAAACGATATTATGCATCCCACCCGCTTTTATCTCATCAGTCCTGAAGGTGAGCTGGTCCGGATGTACAGCGGAGAAGACGGATTCGACCTTGAAGCAACAGTTGCAGATTTGAAATATCTCGTCGGACAATAA